In one window of Campylobacter hepaticus DNA:
- a CDS encoding N-acetylmuramoyl-L-alanine amidase: protein MTKIFIFLVFFFTFLFGAYENELAEFDKQFIYSKAQEQVKFHHQLKIFYIQSVINEDEKTKIEVLKRLIISSRFLKLDDQSYVNELKESGVNQASIDALRRVFVKDIKIEDNVKNVEKTVFKSSEKNENIKSVKIKRVQENDLLQNNDEKIYVLRSNKVQEGVEFELSANLDKNDIKSFVLNEPGNYRFISDFTGVLEETKKEFKFNDYRLVISQFDPKTIRIVVYAKKELLINISFKEKKLIFSKQSLESKNTKEENKTTKQKISKINNEILSVLNTEKMSNSIALNLNANLGEKEINVSNFKDQKNFRYIVSFKAILKGSRKNFVFGENTISIVQYDPKTVRVVLSSPKEFKLLKNLKDKNLILGFNTQTNNKKISQNSNKTLSVNYKGQKLIVIDAGHGGKDSGALNDKKGILKEKDIVLNVALKLGLELQKRGYKILYTRHLDKFINLRDRTKYANDKNADLFISIHANAAPNAAKVRSSEGVETFFLSPARSERSKKVAEKENQGDFEEINYFSKQSILNFLNREKIVASNKLAIDVQKNILIQTRKKYRIVDGGVREAPFWVLVGAQMPAILIEIGYITHPTEGKRLTNKTFQDLLVKGIADGVENYFYYNP, encoded by the coding sequence ATGACTAAAATTTTTATATTTTTAGTATTTTTTTTCACTTTTTTATTTGGAGCCTATGAAAATGAGCTTGCTGAATTTGATAAACAATTTATTTATTCTAAAGCTCAAGAACAAGTAAAATTTCATCATCAACTTAAAATTTTTTACATACAAAGTGTGATTAATGAAGATGAAAAAACTAAAATAGAAGTTTTAAAAAGATTGATTATTAGTTCTAGATTTTTAAAACTAGATGATCAATCCTATGTTAATGAATTAAAAGAAAGTGGGGTAAATCAAGCAAGTATTGATGCTTTAAGAAGGGTTTTTGTTAAAGATATTAAAATTGAAGATAATGTAAAAAATGTTGAAAAAACTGTTTTTAAATCTAGTGAAAAAAATGAAAATATAAAAAGTGTAAAAATAAAGCGTGTTCAAGAAAATGATCTTTTGCAAAATAATGATGAAAAAATTTATGTTTTAAGATCAAATAAAGTCCAAGAAGGTGTTGAATTTGAACTGAGTGCTAACTTAGATAAAAATGATATAAAAAGTTTTGTTTTAAATGAGCCTGGAAATTATCGTTTTATTAGTGATTTTACTGGGGTTTTAGAAGAAACTAAAAAAGAGTTTAAATTTAATGATTATCGTTTGGTTATTTCTCAATTTGATCCTAAAACTATACGTATAGTAGTTTATGCTAAAAAAGAACTTCTTATTAATATATCTTTTAAAGAAAAAAAATTGATTTTTTCAAAACAATCTTTAGAATCAAAAAACACAAAAGAAGAAAATAAAACCACCAAGCAAAAAATTAGTAAAATAAATAATGAAATTTTATCTGTTTTAAATACAGAAAAAATGTCAAATTCTATAGCATTAAATTTAAATGCTAATTTAGGTGAAAAAGAGATTAATGTATCAAATTTTAAAGATCAAAAAAATTTTAGATATATTGTAAGTTTTAAAGCTATATTAAAAGGAAGTAGAAAGAATTTTGTTTTTGGAGAAAATACTATTAGTATTGTTCAATATGATCCAAAAACCGTGCGTGTAGTTTTAAGTTCACCTAAAGAATTTAAACTGTTAAAAAATTTAAAAGATAAAAATCTTATCTTAGGTTTTAATACTCAAACTAATAATAAAAAAATAAGTCAAAATTCCAATAAAACTTTAAGTGTGAATTATAAAGGACAAAAACTTATAGTTATTGATGCAGGCCATGGCGGTAAAGATAGTGGAGCTTTAAATGATAAAAAAGGTATTTTAAAAGAAAAGGATATTGTTTTAAATGTGGCTTTAAAATTGGGTTTAGAACTTCAAAAACGTGGTTATAAAATCCTTTATACCAGACATTTAGATAAGTTTATTAATCTGCGTGATAGGACAAAATATGCCAATGATAAAAATGCTGATTTGTTTATTTCTATACATGCTAATGCTGCTCCTAATGCTGCAAAAGTTAGAAGCAGTGAAGGTGTAGAAACTTTCTTTTTAAGTCCTGCAAGAAGCGAAAGAAGTAAAAAAGTTGCAGAAAAAGAAAATCAAGGTGATTTTGAAGAAATTAATTATTTTTCTAAACAAAGCATTTTAAATTTTTTAAACCGTGAAAAGATTGTAGCATCAAACAAACTTGCTATTGATGTGCAAAAAAATATACTTATTCAAACCCGTAAGAAATATAGAATTGTTGATGGTGGTGTAAGAGAAGCACCATTTTGGGTCTTAGTAGGGGCTCAAATGCCTGCTATTTTAATTGAAATAGGATATATTACACATCCAACGGAGGGAAAAAGACTTACTAATAAGACTTTTCAAGATTTATTAGTTAAAGGAATTGCTGATGGGGTGGAAAATTATTTTTACTATAATCCATGA
- a CDS encoding nitronate monooxygenase, with protein MSLKPIKIGKHTIKYPIFQGGMGLGISWDRLASAVSLNGGLGIISSVGTGYYEERKHVSKELNAKPYGSENFYSRRGLQALIDNARKICGDLPLGCNILCASNDYARIVRDACEVGFNIIVSGAGLPTNLPEFSLDFPDVALVPIVSSPKALKIICKRWQSRYNRLPDAVVLEGPKSGGHQGFTYEQCLDPNYQLENLIEPVVEEAKSWGAFPVIAAGGIWDKKDIEKALSLGASGVQMGTRFIGTFECDASEEFKSVLLASKQEDIELIKSPVGYPARGVRTNLLNLVDKRMGPKINCISNCVAPCGRGKEATKVGYCIADRLFDAWSGKKETGLFFTGANGYRLDKLISVKELMDKLVNGE; from the coding sequence ATGAGTTTAAAACCCATAAAAATAGGAAAACACACTATAAAATATCCCATCTTTCAAGGAGGAATGGGATTAGGTATAAGTTGGGATAGGCTAGCTTCTGCTGTTTCTTTAAATGGAGGACTTGGGATCATTTCTTCTGTGGGAACAGGGTATTATGAAGAAAGAAAGCATGTAAGTAAAGAATTAAATGCTAAGCCTTATGGAAGTGAAAATTTTTATTCTCGTAGAGGTTTGCAAGCTCTTATTGATAATGCAAGAAAAATCTGCGGTGATTTGCCTTTAGGATGTAATATTTTATGTGCAAGTAATGATTATGCAAGAATAGTACGCGATGCTTGTGAAGTGGGTTTTAATATCATTGTTTCAGGTGCAGGTCTTCCTACTAATTTACCTGAATTTTCACTTGATTTTCCTGATGTGGCTTTAGTGCCTATTGTTTCATCACCAAAAGCTTTAAAAATCATTTGTAAAAGATGGCAAAGTCGTTATAATCGTTTGCCTGATGCAGTTGTTTTAGAAGGACCAAAAAGTGGGGGTCATCAAGGCTTTACTTATGAGCAATGTTTAGATCCTAATTACCAACTTGAAAATTTAATTGAGCCTGTAGTTGAAGAAGCAAAAAGTTGGGGTGCTTTTCCTGTGATTGCAGCAGGGGGAATTTGGGATAAAAAGGATATTGAAAAAGCACTTTCTTTAGGTGCTAGTGGTGTGCAAATGGGAACGCGTTTTATAGGTACTTTTGAATGTGATGCAAGTGAAGAGTTTAAAAGTGTTTTACTAGCTTCTAAGCAAGAAGATATTGAACTTATAAAATCTCCTGTGGGATATCCAGCAAGGGGTGTAAGAACCAATCTTTTAAATTTAGTAGATAAGAGAATGGGGCCAAAGATTAATTGTATAAGCAATTGTGTAGCGCCTTGTGGACGTGGAAAAGAAGCCACTAAAGTAGGGTATTGTATAGCAGATAGGCTTTTTGATGCATGGTCAGGTAAAAAAGAAACAGGACTTTTTTTTACAGGTGCAAATGGCTATCGTTTAGATAAACTTATTAGCGTTAAAGAACTCATGGATAAATTAGTTAATGGGGAATAA
- a CDS encoding hydrogenase small subunit — protein sequence MLDYHQIESRLSSLEKLPSLKDSDSIANALEKSGFSRRDFMKWAGAMTAFLALPASFTPMVAKAAELADRLPVIWLHMAECTGCSESLLRTDTPTIDSLIFDYISLEYHETVMAAAGWQAEENLENAIEKYKNKYILMVEGGIPMGDTEHFLTIGAHGKTGYELSKMASDNALAIFAIGTCSSFGGIQAARPNPSNAQPLSKVSTKTVINVPGCPPSEKNIVGNVLHYLLFGQLPALDVYNRPKWAYGLRIHDLCERRGHFDAGEFVHAFGDEGAKKGYCLYKVGCKGPYTFNNCSRERFNQHTSWPIQAGHGCIGCSEPNFWDTMGPFEEPMASHKFDTVFGLGADSVSDKIGIGVLTLTGVAIAAHALISSMQKDKE from the coding sequence ATGCTTGATTACCATCAAATAGAATCTCGTTTATCGAGTCTTGAGAAACTTCCTTCTTTAAAAGATAGTGATAGTATTGCAAATGCTTTGGAAAAATCAGGTTTTTCTAGAAGAGATTTCATGAAATGGGCAGGAGCAATGACAGCATTTTTGGCTTTGCCTGCAAGTTTTACTCCTATGGTGGCAAAGGCTGCTGAGCTTGCGGATAGACTTCCTGTTATTTGGCTTCATATGGCTGAGTGTACAGGTTGTAGTGAGAGTTTGTTAAGAACTGATACTCCAACTATTGATAGTTTGATTTTTGATTATATTTCTTTAGAATACCATGAAACTGTTATGGCTGCAGCAGGTTGGCAAGCTGAGGAAAATTTAGAAAATGCTATTGAAAAATATAAAAATAAATATATTTTAATGGTTGAAGGTGGTATTCCTATGGGAGATACGGAACATTTTTTAACCATAGGAGCTCATGGAAAAACAGGTTATGAGCTTTCAAAAATGGCAAGTGATAATGCTTTGGCTATTTTTGCTATAGGGACTTGTTCTAGTTTTGGTGGAATTCAAGCTGCAAGACCGAATCCAAGCAATGCACAACCTTTAAGTAAGGTAAGTACTAAAACAGTTATTAATGTACCAGGTTGTCCTCCAAGTGAAAAAAATATTGTAGGAAATGTACTTCATTATTTACTATTTGGTCAATTACCAGCACTTGATGTTTATAATAGACCAAAATGGGCTTATGGTTTAAGAATTCATGATCTTTGTGAAAGAAGAGGGCATTTTGATGCGGGTGAATTTGTCCATGCTTTTGGTGATGAAGGTGCAAAAAAAGGTTATTGTCTTTATAAGGTAGGTTGTAAAGGACCTTATACTTTTAATAATTGTTCTAGAGAAAGATTTAATCAACACACTTCTTGGCCTATTCAAGCAGGACATGGTTGTATAGGTTGTTCTGAGCCTAATTTTTGGGATACTATGGGGCCTTTTGAAGAGCCTATGGCTAGTCATAAATTTGATACTGTTTTTGGGCTTGGTGCAGATAGTGTTTCAGATAAAATAGGCATAGGCGTGCTTACGCTTACAGGGGTTGCTATAGCAGCACATGCGCTAATATCTTCTATGCAAAAAGATAAGGAATAA
- a CDS encoding nickel-dependent hydrogenase large subunit has translation MSQKIIVDPITRIEGHLRVEVVVDDNNIVQEAYAGSTLWRGIETIVKGRDPRDAGFMTQRICGVCTFSHYKAGIVAVENALGITPPLNALLTRTLMNAALFLHDHIVHFYQLHGLDWADVVSALSADVKKASDEAFKYTPIPYATGADKLLEVQQRLKTFVDKGNLGPFANAYYGHPTYCLTPEQNLIVLSHYLECLRIQRIIAQCMAIFGAKNPHPQSLTVGGVTCVMDLLDPARMGEYMVKFQEVQDFVNRAYYPDLVMAGKAYANEKSVLNDVGVNNLYTFKEFQLGKDEWLFESGIIKNGDLSKVYEVEEDKITEEATHSWYADNEALHPYDGKTNPNYTGLVDGYSIDHHGNSVHSKVFDTKGKYSWIKAPRYEGNPMQVGPLANIVVNYVKGNENVVLVVDEFLKQTQLPLNAVLSTLGRTAARCIEAKIVANNALRAFNNLVQNLKIDQSTCAPYVIDNSKEYKGRYMGHVPRGTLSHWCRIENGVIKNWQAVVPSTWNASPKDANGIGGSYEQCLIGLKIADVKQPLEIIRKIHSYDPCIACAVHVMDTKGNNLSEYKVNVNL, from the coding sequence ATGAGTCAAAAAATTATCGTAGACCCTATTACAAGAATTGAGGGACATTTAAGAGTTGAAGTTGTTGTTGATGATAATAATATTGTACAAGAAGCTTATGCAGGTTCTACTTTGTGGCGTGGTATTGAAACTATTGTTAAAGGGCGTGATCCAAGAGATGCGGGTTTTATGACCCAAAGGATTTGTGGGGTTTGTACTTTTTCACATTATAAAGCAGGTATAGTTGCAGTTGAGAATGCTTTGGGTATTACTCCTCCGCTTAATGCTCTTTTAACTAGAACTTTGATGAATGCAGCACTTTTTTTACATGATCATATAGTGCATTTTTATCAACTTCACGGACTTGATTGGGCTGATGTGGTCAGTGCTTTGAGTGCAGATGTTAAAAAAGCTAGTGATGAAGCTTTTAAATATACTCCAATTCCTTATGCAACGGGTGCTGATAAATTGCTTGAAGTTCAACAAAGACTTAAAACTTTTGTAGATAAAGGTAATTTAGGACCTTTTGCGAATGCTTACTATGGTCATCCAACTTATTGTTTAACTCCAGAACAAAATTTAATCGTGCTTTCTCATTATCTTGAATGTTTAAGAATTCAAAGAATTATTGCTCAATGTATGGCTATCTTTGGTGCTAAAAACCCTCATCCTCAAAGTTTAACTGTAGGAGGTGTAACTTGCGTGATGGATTTACTTGATCCTGCAAGAATGGGTGAATATATGGTTAAATTTCAAGAAGTACAAGACTTTGTTAATCGTGCTTATTATCCTGATCTTGTTATGGCAGGAAAGGCTTATGCAAATGAAAAAAGTGTTTTAAATGATGTTGGAGTTAACAATCTTTATACCTTTAAAGAATTCCAACTTGGAAAAGATGAGTGGCTTTTTGAAAGCGGTATTATTAAAAATGGTGATTTAAGTAAGGTTTATGAAGTAGAAGAAGATAAAATCACTGAAGAAGCAACACATTCTTGGTATGCAGATAATGAAGCTCTTCATCCATATGATGGTAAAACAAATCCTAATTATACGGGACTTGTTGATGGTTATAGCATAGATCATCATGGAAATAGTGTGCATTCTAAGGTATTTGATACTAAGGGAAAATACAGTTGGATTAAAGCACCACGTTATGAGGGAAATCCTATGCAAGTAGGACCTTTGGCTAATATTGTAGTAAATTATGTCAAGGGTAATGAAAATGTTGTTTTAGTGGTTGATGAGTTTTTAAAACAAACACAACTTCCTTTAAATGCAGTATTAAGTACTTTAGGAAGAACGGCTGCACGTTGTATAGAAGCAAAAATTGTGGCTAATAACGCCTTAAGAGCATTTAATAATTTAGTGCAAAATTTAAAAATAGATCAAAGTACTTGTGCGCCTTATGTGATTGATAATTCTAAAGAATATAAAGGGCGTTATATGGGGCATGTACCACGCGGAACATTGAGTCATTGGTGTAGGATTGAAAATGGAGTGATTAAAAATTGGCAAGCTGTTGTACCTTCTACTTGGAATGCGAGTCCAAAGGATGCTAATGGTATAGGTGGAAGTTATGAACAATGTTTAATAGGTCTTAAAATTGCTGATGTTAAACAACCTCTTGAAATCATTAGAAAAATTCATTCTTATGATCCTTGTATTGCTTGTGCCGTGCATGTAATGGATACTAAGGGTAATAATTTGAGTGAATATAAAGTGAATGTCAATTTATAA
- the recR gene encoding recombination mediator RecR encodes MANQGLEKFNELIESFANLPTIGKKTAIRLAYHICIKNQNHGIKLAHNIENALRFTKLCEQCGALSENELCEICTDEERNKNILCIVESPKDVLTLEESKSYNGLYFVLDELNEKKLEKLRQIILNLNIIELIFALTPNINSDATIFFIEEQFKNLNLSFSKIAQGIPSGVNLENVDLVSLNKAMNFRTKI; translated from the coding sequence ATGGCAAATCAGGGTTTAGAAAAATTTAATGAACTTATTGAAAGTTTTGCAAATTTACCTACCATAGGTAAAAAAACTGCTATAAGACTTGCTTATCATATTTGTATAAAAAACCAAAACCATGGCATAAAATTAGCTCATAATATAGAAAATGCTCTACGTTTTACAAAACTTTGCGAACAATGCGGAGCTTTAAGTGAAAATGAATTGTGTGAAATTTGCACAGATGAAGAAAGAAATAAAAATATTTTATGTATAGTTGAAAGTCCAAAAGATGTATTAACCCTTGAAGAAAGCAAAAGTTATAATGGACTTTATTTTGTTTTAGATGAGTTAAATGAAAAAAAACTTGAAAAGCTTAGACAAATCATCCTTAATCTTAATATCATAGAACTTATTTTTGCTCTAACTCCTAATATTAACTCTGATGCAACTATATTTTTCATAGAAGAACAATTTAAAAATTTAAATTTATCATTTAGCAAAATCGCCCAAGGAATTCCTAGTGGAGTTAACTTAGAAAATGTAGACTTAGTTTCTTTAAATAAAGCTATGAATTTTAGAACTAAAATTTAA
- the mnmC gene encoding bifunctional tRNA (5-methylaminomethyl-2-thiouridine)(34)-methyltransferase MnmD/FAD-dependent 5-carboxymethylaminomethyl-2-thiouridine(34) oxidoreductase MnmC translates to MKKAHIIFKDNTPFSLDFDDFYFNSKDGLNESKYVYTHAFEWKFQENFVIAESGFGIGLNFFLTLKRFLEDKTKTPRKLFYISIEAFYIEKDKLREIYQKLGIYEEFKEFLEVFLKFYPKAKKGIYRFYFQNCFLDLIFDDISILKELDFKADIWYLDGFSPRKNPQMFDENLVLEVARLSKKGTQICTFSSASFLQKNLEKYGFVLEKLKGFKKREMIRAFLEKELEVKDKQAYFSRTFCVLKTKKIAIIGAGIASAILAYELSLRGFEVDVFEKNLDFGGGASGNKSGILSSLILKPGVVLGELSELSFIEASRFYKQILDLKFNGVMEFAYNDLMQERFHTQKENILFDIKDNCAFLEDGGDFSPHVVVRSLFEKSKAKIHFGYEFKSYEFKNELFALEFKDQVKKNDYAVLVYAMGADTKDFIFYEQMKLSKVRGQVTHLKPFLYTQFALSSKAYICPIKDGLQVIGASYDRLDFNVNPKSEDDKKNIENISDFISKDLHLKIMGSKVGFRSYSSDRFMIIGQAYDEMFYKQEYKALLWTKDKAQKIPKNSHNLYFNFAHGSRGFSTSVLSARYLCALINNEPLFLQKKYIHAIHPARFLIRKLKKGL, encoded by the coding sequence ATGAAAAAAGCTCATATAATTTTTAAAGATAATACCCCTTTTTCTTTAGATTTTGATGATTTTTATTTTAATTCTAAAGATGGGTTAAATGAAAGTAAATATGTTTATACTCATGCTTTTGAATGGAAATTTCAAGAAAATTTTGTTATTGCTGAGAGTGGTTTTGGTATAGGTTTAAATTTTTTTCTTACTTTAAAACGTTTCTTAGAAGATAAAACTAAAACTCCTAGAAAATTATTTTATATTAGTATAGAAGCTTTTTATATAGAAAAAGATAAACTTAGAGAAATTTATCAAAAATTAGGAATTTATGAAGAATTTAAAGAGTTTTTAGAAGTATTTTTGAAATTTTATCCTAAGGCTAAAAAAGGAATTTATCGTTTTTATTTTCAAAATTGTTTTTTAGATCTTATTTTTGATGATATTAGTATATTAAAAGAATTAGACTTTAAAGCAGATATATGGTATTTAGATGGTTTTTCTCCGCGTAAAAATCCTCAAATGTTTGATGAAAATTTAGTGCTTGAAGTAGCAAGACTTTCTAAAAAAGGAACTCAAATTTGTACTTTTTCTTCTGCAAGTTTTTTGCAAAAAAATTTAGAAAAATATGGTTTTGTACTTGAAAAACTTAAAGGTTTTAAAAAAAGAGAGATGATAAGGGCTTTTTTAGAAAAAGAATTAGAAGTCAAGGATAAGCAAGCTTATTTTTCAAGAACTTTTTGTGTTTTAAAAACTAAAAAAATAGCTATTATTGGAGCAGGTATTGCAAGTGCTATTTTAGCTTATGAACTTAGTTTAAGGGGATTTGAAGTTGATGTTTTTGAAAAAAATTTAGATTTTGGTGGGGGAGCTAGTGGAAATAAAAGTGGTATTTTAAGTTCTTTGATTTTAAAACCCGGGGTAGTTTTAGGTGAATTATCAGAACTTTCATTTATAGAAGCGAGTCGTTTTTATAAGCAAATTTTAGATTTAAAATTTAATGGTGTAATGGAATTTGCTTATAATGATTTAATGCAAGAAAGATTTCATACTCAAAAAGAAAATATTTTATTTGATATTAAAGATAATTGTGCTTTTTTAGAAGATGGGGGTGATTTTTCTCCTCATGTTGTAGTAAGAAGTCTTTTTGAAAAAAGCAAAGCAAAAATACATTTTGGATATGAGTTTAAATCTTATGAATTTAAAAATGAGCTTTTTGCTTTAGAATTTAAAGATCAAGTGAAAAAAAATGATTATGCGGTTTTGGTATATGCTATGGGAGCAGATACAAAAGATTTTATCTTTTATGAGCAAATGAAACTGAGTAAGGTAAGAGGTCAAGTAACACATTTAAAACCTTTTTTATATACACAATTTGCTTTATCGTCAAAAGCTTATATTTGTCCTATAAAAGATGGTTTGCAAGTTATTGGTGCAAGTTATGATAGATTAGATTTTAATGTAAACCCTAAAAGTGAAGATGATAAAAAAAATATAGAAAATATTAGCGATTTTATAAGTAAAGATCTTCATTTAAAAATCATGGGTTCTAAAGTGGGTTTTAGATCTTATTCAAGTGATCGTTTTATGATAATTGGTCAAGCTTATGATGAAATGTTTTATAAACAAGAATATAAAGCTTTATTGTGGACAAAAGATAAAGCACAAAAAATACCAAAAAATTCACATAATTTATATTTTAATTTTGCTCATGGTTCAAGAGGATTTAGTACTAGTGTTTTAAGTGCAAGATATTTGTGTGCTTTGATTAATAATGAACCTTTATTTTTACAAAAAAAATATATTCATGCTATTCATCCTGCAAGATTTTTAATACGAAAGCTTAAAAAAGGCTTATGA
- a CDS encoding HyaD/HybD family hydrogenase maturation endopeptidase, with amino-acid sequence MKFLVLGIGNIMFADEGLGVHLCKQIQKNYKFTHPSFDLDFVDGGTLALQLSYIIAKYDKLIVLDCLEADGASIGDVFFFPYDAMPKKITWSGSAHEIEMLQTLQYMELLGDLPKTHILACVPKRIEAMSFKLSEQIIKGASVMEKTLLDFLSKEGFSYEKIADFSLQELADISYKND; translated from the coding sequence TTGAAATTTTTAGTTCTTGGAATAGGCAATATTATGTTTGCAGATGAAGGCTTAGGTGTTCATCTTTGCAAACAAATTCAAAAAAACTATAAATTTACGCATCCGAGTTTTGATTTAGACTTTGTTGATGGGGGAACTTTGGCTTTGCAATTAAGTTATATTATAGCTAAATACGATAAGCTTATAGTTTTAGACTGTCTTGAAGCAGATGGAGCAAGTATAGGGGATGTGTTTTTTTTTCCTTATGATGCTATGCCTAAAAAAATTACTTGGAGTGGAAGTGCGCATGAAATAGAAATGCTTCAAACTCTTCAGTATATGGAACTTCTTGGAGATTTGCCAAAAACCCATATTTTAGCTTGTGTACCAAAACGTATAGAGGCTATGAGTTTTAAACTTTCAGAGCAAATCATTAAAGGTGCTAGTGTTATGGAGAAAACTTTACTTGATTTTTTAAGCAAAGAGGGTTTTTCTTATGAAAAGATAGCTGATTTTTCCTTGCAAGAATTAGCAGATATTTCTTATAAAAATGATTAA
- a CDS encoding ArsS family sensor histidine kinase: MIKHYSIYTKLIILLSVIFLVCVLFIVLFKIEANANEEESLKQENLIKNLSLFYENNISNAKIQTYLNNNGFHSIQDQDLIKTIRNQAQILFQADKTSCVFSSLKYDNDLYFDLKCKDFNALYQTNTTNPIHNLLLVGFFAFSLLIVFMYFSVLRSLEPLKKLKKQVEEVENGKQIDLLDYEKDEIGKIAFEFQKAFKKNQELIESRQLFLRTIMHELKTPIGKGRIISEMIKEDRQKERLINIFLRMDSLINEIAKIENLFSKNYNLHFKPIRFSAILQETKEHLMRDDFNKIVKVDLKYDALINVDTEIFSIILKNLIDNALKYSHNGICELFCCKECFIVKNLGKPLAEPIEHYLEAFTREKHTQVKGMGLGLYIVSEVCKLHDFDLIYFYDEGKHCFKIFFGAKEK, translated from the coding sequence ATGATAAAGCATTATTCTATTTATACCAAATTAATTATTCTACTTAGCGTTATTTTCTTAGTTTGCGTGTTATTTATTGTACTTTTTAAAATAGAAGCAAATGCTAATGAAGAAGAAAGTTTAAAACAAGAAAATCTTATAAAAAATTTATCTTTATTTTATGAAAACAATATCTCTAATGCTAAAATACAAACTTATCTTAATAATAATGGTTTTCATTCTATACAAGATCAAGATCTTATAAAAACCATAAGAAACCAAGCTCAAATCTTATTTCAAGCTGATAAAACATCATGTGTTTTTTCTTCTTTAAAATATGATAATGATCTTTATTTTGATCTTAAATGTAAAGATTTTAATGCTTTATACCAAACAAATACAACCAATCCTATCCATAATCTTTTATTAGTAGGTTTTTTTGCCTTTTCTTTATTAATAGTATTTATGTATTTTTCTGTATTAAGATCTTTAGAACCTTTAAAAAAACTTAAAAAACAAGTTGAAGAAGTTGAAAATGGAAAGCAAATTGATTTATTAGACTATGAAAAAGATGAAATTGGTAAAATCGCTTTTGAATTCCAAAAAGCTTTTAAAAAAAATCAAGAATTAATCGAATCAAGGCAACTTTTTTTACGCACCATTATGCATGAACTTAAAACCCCTATAGGCAAGGGCAGGATTATCTCTGAAATGATTAAAGAAGACAGGCAAAAAGAACGCTTAATTAATATATTTTTGCGTATGGATTCTTTAATCAATGAAATTGCTAAAATAGAAAATTTATTTTCCAAAAATTATAATTTACACTTTAAACCTATTCGTTTTAGTGCTATTCTCCAAGAAACTAAAGAACATCTTATGAGAGATGATTTTAATAAAATCGTAAAAGTTGATTTAAAATATGATGCTCTTATTAATGTTGATACAGAAATTTTTTCTATTATCTTAAAAAATCTTATTGATAATGCATTAAAATACTCACATAATGGTATTTGTGAACTCTTTTGTTGTAAAGAATGTTTTATAGTTAAAAATCTAGGAAAACCTTTAGCAGAACCTATAGAACACTATCTTGAAGCCTTCACCCGAGAAAAACACACTCAAGTTAAAGGTATGGGGCTAGGACTTTATATAGTTTCAGAAGTATGCAAATTGCATGATTTTGATTTAATTTATTTTTATGATGAAGGTAAGCATTGTTTTAAAATTTTCTTTGGAGCTAAAGAAAAATAA
- the cybH gene encoding Ni/Fe-hydrogenase, b-type cytochrome subunit, producing MQNKEEKLQRKAEYEFSIGLRLTHWIRAIAIVLLIGTGYYLSYVFQSPISGAEPVNFMQAKYRLVHQALGFVLIACIIFKIYLFFCDKLSAKERVSVWDVFNIKLCIQQIKFYLFLAKHPHHKGVYNPLQFVTYFFFYLVMLGIILTGLILYTHTYHEGLGGILYAILRPLEAAMGGLADVRTYHRILMWVIIVFVPVHIYMAIFNAIKNKDGGVDAIISGYKFLKEEKH from the coding sequence ATGCAAAATAAAGAAGAAAAGTTGCAAAGAAAAGCTGAATACGAATTTAGTATAGGTTTACGTTTGACGCATTGGATAAGGGCTATTGCTATAGTGCTTTTAATTGGTACGGGGTATTACCTTTCTTATGTATTTCAAAGCCCTATTAGCGGTGCAGAGCCTGTTAATTTCATGCAAGCAAAATACCGTTTAGTCCATCAAGCATTAGGTTTTGTTTTGATTGCTTGTATTATTTTTAAAATATATTTATTTTTTTGTGATAAGCTAAGTGCTAAAGAACGCGTAAGTGTATGGGATGTTTTTAATATTAAATTGTGCATACAACAGATTAAATTTTATCTTTTTTTAGCTAAGCATCCTCATCATAAAGGGGTTTATAATCCTTTACAATTTGTAACTTATTTCTTTTTTTATCTTGTGATGTTAGGTATTATTTTAACAGGGCTTATTCTTTATACTCATACTTATCACGAAGGTTTAGGTGGAATTTTATATGCTATTTTAAGACCTCTTGAAGCAGCTATGGGTGGTTTAGCTGATGTAAGAACTTATCATAGAATTTTAATGTGGGTTATTATAGTTTTTGTACCAGTACATATTTATATGGCTATTTTTAATGCTATAAAAAATAAAGATGGCGGCGTAGATGCTATTATTAGTGGGTATAAATTTCTTAAAGAAGAAAAGCATTGA